Proteins from a single region of Streptomyces spectabilis:
- a CDS encoding DUF3592 domain-containing protein encodes MDALLYLVPLIMAGIAIVMAAAIVRRSAQMRRAWRSGLTARARCLRTYTTTSGRGGDRHHHVSTTLHHVYEFVTREGRTVRFEEENGPGTIIEGDVVTVYYAPERPERATAHAPRPVANTLVTVAVLGFLGLIVAFCLFFVSEARAFSDDFGWGDGVSVEDDPAPDVPWDESDPEIVVP; translated from the coding sequence ATGGACGCGTTGCTCTATCTCGTACCGCTGATCATGGCGGGCATAGCCATCGTCATGGCGGCCGCGATCGTCAGGCGCTCGGCCCAGATGCGGCGCGCCTGGCGCAGCGGCCTGACCGCCCGGGCGCGCTGTCTGCGCACCTACACGACGACCTCCGGGCGCGGCGGCGACCGCCACCACCACGTGTCCACGACCCTGCACCACGTCTACGAGTTCGTCACCCGCGAGGGCCGCACGGTCCGCTTCGAGGAGGAGAACGGCCCGGGCACGATCATCGAGGGCGACGTCGTGACCGTGTACTACGCCCCCGAGCGGCCCGAGCGGGCGACCGCGCACGCGCCGCGCCCGGTCGCGAACACCCTGGTCACGGTCGCCGTGCTCGGCTTCCTCGGCCTGATCGTCGCCTTCTGCCTCTTCTTCGTCTCCGAGGCGCGCGCCTTCTCCGACGACTTCGGCTGGGGCGACGGCGTGAGCGTCGAGGACGACCCGGCCCCCGACGTGCCCTGGGACGAGTCCGACCCGGAGATTGTCGTGCCCTGA
- a CDS encoding lytic polysaccharide monooxygenase auxiliary activity family 9 protein has product MRKKLSAAMLGMATVGAFVLSTGGASSHGYTDLPASRQINCAKGVVTGCGAIQYEPQSVEGPKGFPAGGPADGKLCSAGLAGFSSLNKATQPNGNAWPTTKVSGGQSYSFRWQFTARHRTTDFRYYITKQGWNESQPLTRAALDTQPFLTVPYNAQQPPATLSHSGTIPSGRSGHHVILAVWTIADTGNAFYACSDVTF; this is encoded by the coding sequence ATGCGAAAGAAATTGTCCGCCGCCATGCTCGGGATGGCGACGGTCGGAGCGTTCGTGCTCTCGACCGGCGGCGCCAGCAGCCATGGCTACACCGACCTGCCCGCGAGCCGTCAGATCAACTGCGCCAAGGGCGTGGTGACCGGCTGCGGCGCCATACAGTACGAACCGCAGAGCGTCGAGGGCCCCAAGGGCTTCCCGGCGGGCGGCCCTGCCGACGGAAAGCTCTGTTCCGCCGGGCTCGCCGGCTTCAGCTCGCTCAACAAGGCGACGCAGCCGAACGGCAACGCATGGCCCACGACGAAGGTGTCGGGCGGCCAGAGCTACTCCTTCCGCTGGCAGTTCACCGCGCGGCACCGCACCACGGACTTCCGGTACTACATCACCAAGCAGGGCTGGAACGAGAGCCAGCCCCTGACGAGGGCGGCGCTCGACACCCAGCCGTTCCTCACCGTGCCGTACAACGCCCAGCAGCCGCCCGCGACCCTGTCGCACAGCGGCACGATCCCGAGCGGCCGCAGCGGCCACCACGTGATCCTCGCCGTCTGGACGATCGCGGACACGGGCAACGCGTTCTACGCCTGCTCGGACGTCACCTTCTGA
- a CDS encoding nucleoside/nucleotide kinase family protein, which translates to MENADHRRDRPDRRDRPDRPGLKALAEDAWKLTGAGPRVLLGIAGPPGAGKSTLAKALVAEVGAGAAYLPLDGFHLSNVQLERLGLTSRKGSEPSFDVLGYVALLRRVLEETANDVYAPDYDRTLHEPVAARHLVAPTARLVVTEGNYLACDLPGWREARALTAECWYVEAPAEERRNRLVERQLTGGRSPLEARAWVAGNDTPNGELVETSRTRCDRIVSTIGMDMFNYPQ; encoded by the coding sequence ATGGAGAACGCTGATCACCGACGGGACCGACCGGACCGACGGGACCGACCCGACCGGCCGGGTCTCAAGGCGCTCGCCGAGGACGCCTGGAAGCTGACGGGCGCGGGCCCCCGCGTCCTGCTCGGCATCGCGGGCCCGCCCGGCGCCGGGAAGTCCACGCTGGCGAAGGCGCTGGTCGCCGAGGTCGGGGCGGGCGCCGCGTATCTGCCCCTGGACGGCTTCCACCTCTCCAACGTCCAGCTGGAGCGGCTCGGCCTGACGTCCCGTAAGGGTTCCGAGCCGAGCTTCGACGTCCTGGGCTACGTCGCGCTCCTGCGCCGGGTCCTCGAAGAGACGGCGAACGACGTCTACGCGCCCGACTACGACCGGACGCTGCACGAGCCGGTCGCCGCCCGGCACCTGGTCGCGCCCACCGCGCGGCTCGTCGTGACGGAGGGCAACTACCTGGCCTGCGACCTGCCCGGATGGCGGGAGGCACGGGCCCTCACGGCGGAGTGCTGGTACGTCGAAGCGCCCGCGGAGGAGCGCCGGAACCGGCTGGTGGAGCGGCAGTTGACGGGCGGCAGGAGCCCGCTGGAGGCGCGGGCGTGGGTGGCCGGAAACGACACCCCCAACGGTGAACTGGTGGAGACCTCGCGGACTCGCTGCGATCGGATCGTCTCCACGATTGGTATGGACATGTTCAACTACCCGCAATAA
- a CDS encoding SPFH domain-containing protein produces the protein MSTTTERSPESDEGRGRGGAAGGAGRPPRLIHSEATTEIPVHLLFRDDPRDPVGMALPSALPSAVVRGPAARPRVEQGTRGDAGRPGMAPPSPVPVPVLGADADSGSGLDLVERRARVLPGAVGVLAGGVGAAGCVLALWWAGALPRSLPGAAARPGASGIGPAQWAVLAGAGALALFGFGGLARGRVGGAWVLTLFGRYRGSVRRTGLLWVNPLLLRRRVDVRLRHWRSEPMAAVDRSGVALRVVVLVVWRVKDTARAALAVADHQEYLRECVEATAARVLSRLPADAFHDGARGAAEGGPTLRDAEAVGEALTRALAAQAEPVGIEVFSVQPTRIEYAPEVADAMHRRRVAALDARHRDSVLTSVVDSVEDTVARLTTRGLVELDDYERKALVKDLTVAFYTGHGER, from the coding sequence ATGAGCACGACGACAGAGCGGTCCCCGGAGTCGGACGAAGGCCGGGGGCGCGGTGGCGCGGCGGGTGGAGCGGGCCGTCCGCCCCGCCTCATCCACAGCGAGGCCACCACGGAGATCCCCGTCCACCTGCTGTTCCGCGACGATCCGCGGGACCCGGTGGGGATGGCGCTGCCCTCCGCGCTGCCCTCCGCGGTGGTGCGGGGCCCTGCGGCGCGCCCCCGTGTGGAGCAAGGGACCCGAGGCGATGCGGGGCGGCCGGGCATGGCCCCGCCGTCGCCCGTGCCCGTGCCCGTACTCGGAGCCGATGCCGACTCCGGCTCCGGCCTCGACCTCGTCGAGCGGCGTGCCCGGGTGCTGCCCGGCGCGGTCGGGGTGCTCGCGGGCGGCGTGGGCGCGGCCGGGTGCGTGCTCGCGTTGTGGTGGGCCGGGGCGCTGCCCCGGTCCCTGCCCGGGGCAGCGGCCCGGCCGGGGGCGTCGGGGATCGGGCCCGCGCAGTGGGCGGTGCTCGCCGGGGCCGGGGCGCTCGCCCTCTTCGGCTTCGGCGGGCTCGCGCGCGGCCGGGTCGGCGGGGCGTGGGTCCTGACCCTGTTCGGCCGGTACCGGGGGAGCGTGCGGCGGACGGGCCTGCTGTGGGTGAACCCGCTGCTGCTGCGGCGCCGCGTCGACGTGCGGCTCCGGCACTGGCGCAGCGAGCCGATGGCCGCCGTGGACCGCTCCGGTGTGGCGCTGCGGGTGGTGGTGCTCGTGGTGTGGCGGGTCAAGGACACCGCGCGGGCCGCGCTCGCCGTCGCCGACCACCAGGAGTATCTGCGCGAGTGCGTCGAGGCGACCGCCGCCCGCGTCCTGTCGCGGCTTCCCGCCGACGCCTTCCACGACGGGGCCCGGGGCGCGGCCGAGGGCGGCCCGACGCTGCGCGACGCGGAGGCCGTCGGCGAGGCCCTGACGCGGGCCCTCGCCGCGCAGGCGGAGCCGGTGGGGATCGAGGTCTTCTCCGTACAGCCGACGCGGATCGAGTACGCGCCGGAGGTGGCGGACGCCATGCACCGGCGCAGGGTCGCCGCGCTCGACGCGCGGCACCGTGACAGCGTGCTCACGTCGGTGGTGGACTCCGTCGAGGACACGGTGGCGCGCCTGACCACGCGCGGCCTGGTGGAGCTTGACGACTACGAGCGCAAGGCGCTGGTCAAGGATCTGACGGTGGCGTTCTATACGGGGCATGGAGAACGCTGA
- a CDS encoding peptidoglycan-binding protein, which produces MDAAPAFEEFKPASDCECPGCVYWRRAGMHALPPGRGGHPGAHGARRALVLAAAAGSVLGPSQALPAAAAPALESFPQVGAGVAAPKGDDPGTPQGRQSPLHGTSAHGAQLRTTTRAEIIGRARQWVNARVPYNLRRFWADGYRQDCSGFVSMAWNLGGNEWTGTLDRYGTRISKADLAPGDILLFHNPANPERGSHVTIFGGWADAARTSYLAYEQARPYTRKKATPYAYWKDADRYRAYRYKGLRAAPGPAGSTPAVSGRYPGARSFGPGAHNAYVTRLGQLLVARGGAPYYRSGPGPRWGDADRRATRAFQRAQGWTGTDADGIPGPLTWSYLVTGKGRDIPGARGAGGGQGVPAFPGKGHFRPGQSNAFVERLGRQLVRKGFGKYYAVGPGPRWGEADRRAVEAFQRAQGWRGGAADGVPGPETWRRLFL; this is translated from the coding sequence ATGGACGCCGCTCCGGCATTCGAGGAATTCAAGCCCGCGAGCGACTGCGAGTGCCCGGGGTGCGTGTACTGGCGGCGCGCCGGGATGCACGCGCTGCCGCCGGGGCGCGGCGGCCACCCGGGTGCGCACGGCGCGCGGCGGGCCCTGGTCCTCGCGGCCGCGGCGGGCTCCGTGCTCGGCCCCAGCCAGGCGCTGCCCGCGGCCGCGGCCCCGGCGCTGGAGTCGTTTCCGCAGGTGGGGGCGGGTGTAGCGGCTCCGAAGGGGGACGACCCCGGCACCCCGCAGGGCCGCCAGAGCCCCCTGCACGGGACCAGTGCCCACGGTGCGCAGCTGCGCACCACCACCCGGGCCGAGATCATCGGCCGGGCCCGGCAGTGGGTGAACGCGCGGGTGCCGTACAACCTGCGGAGATTCTGGGCGGACGGCTACCGGCAGGACTGCTCGGGCTTTGTCTCGATGGCCTGGAATCTGGGCGGAAACGAATGGACGGGCACGCTCGACCGGTACGGGACGCGCATCTCGAAGGCCGACCTCGCGCCGGGGGACATTCTTCTGTTCCACAATCCGGCGAACCCGGAGAGGGGCTCGCACGTGACGATTTTCGGCGGCTGGGCGGACGCCGCCCGCACCTCCTATCTCGCCTATGAGCAGGCGCGGCCTTACACGCGCAAGAAGGCCACGCCCTACGCGTACTGGAAGGACGCGGACCGCTACCGGGCCTACCGGTACAAGGGCCTGCGGGCGGCGCCGGGTCCTGCCGGTTCCACCCCGGCGGTTTCCGGGCGCTACCCCGGCGCGCGCTCCTTCGGCCCCGGTGCGCACAACGCGTACGTCACCCGGCTCGGGCAGCTCCTCGTCGCCCGGGGCGGCGCCCCGTACTACCGGTCGGGTCCGGGGCCCCGCTGGGGCGACGCCGACCGCAGGGCGACCCGGGCGTTTCAGCGGGCGCAGGGCTGGACGGGCACGGACGCGGACGGGATTCCGGGCCCGCTGACGTGGTCGTACCTGGTCACGGGCAAGGGCCGGGACATTCCCGGTGCTCGCGGCGCCGGGGGCGGGCAGGGCGTCCCGGCGTTCCCCGGCAAGGGCCACTTCCGGCCGGGGCAGAGCAACGCGTTCGTCGAGCGGCTCGGGCGGCAGCTCGTGCGCAAGGGCTTCGGCAAGTACTACGCGGTCGGGCCCGGGCCGCGCTGGGGCGAGGCGGACCGCAGGGCGGTCGAGGCCTTCCAGCGGGCGCAGGGCTGGCGGGGCGGCGCGGCCGACGGGGTCCCGGGGCCGGAGACCTGGCGGCGGCTGTTCCTGTGA
- a CDS encoding FadR/GntR family transcriptional regulator, translated as MARDIQERIKKLIIDQRLPSGSVLPTEPELMEHLGVSRNSVREALKALQAMGIVEIRHGFGTYVGPMSVAPMIEGLAFRTVAGHYRGEDSLLQLLELREAVETGLIARLAGSLPPADLAELDALVDRMDAEAAGPGGEVRAETDRAFHATLYRCLGNRLLGEVLEAFWDAFHKVRTDLVDVPRDPKITCRQHREILDAVRSSDVLRAERAIREHFGNIRTRLSAPASTVGSRPTYDR; from the coding sequence ATGGCGCGGGACATCCAGGAGCGGATCAAGAAACTCATCATCGATCAGCGGCTGCCCTCCGGCTCCGTGCTGCCGACCGAGCCGGAGCTGATGGAGCACCTCGGCGTCAGCCGGAACTCGGTGCGCGAGGCGCTCAAGGCGCTCCAGGCCATGGGCATCGTCGAGATCCGGCACGGCTTCGGCACCTACGTCGGGCCGATGTCGGTGGCGCCGATGATCGAGGGCCTGGCCTTCCGCACCGTCGCCGGGCACTACCGCGGCGAGGACAGCCTGCTCCAGCTCCTGGAGCTGCGCGAGGCCGTCGAGACCGGGCTCATCGCGCGCCTCGCGGGCTCCCTGCCGCCCGCCGACCTGGCCGAGCTCGACGCGCTCGTGGACCGCATGGACGCCGAGGCCGCGGGGCCCGGCGGCGAGGTCCGCGCCGAGACCGACCGCGCCTTCCACGCCACGCTCTACCGCTGTCTCGGCAACCGGCTGCTCGGCGAGGTCCTGGAGGCGTTCTGGGACGCCTTCCACAAGGTCCGCACCGACCTCGTCGACGTACCGCGGGACCCGAAGATCACCTGTCGCCAGCACCGCGAGATCCTCGACGCGGTGCGCTCCTCGGACGTCCTGCGCGCCGAACGGGCCATACGCGAGCACTTCGGCAACATTCGTACCCGTTTGAGCGCGCCCGCCTCAACAGTGGGCTCCCGCCCCACATATGACCGGTAA
- a CDS encoding glycosyltransferase family 2 protein, whose product MTSTPPGERHGDPSQTTQLRVLSHRTGGLRRIKKSLPRYDYEHYSRLAGPLTQPDPAKPYKVQYRSLLSQEPHRIRAALMLGAAPLLSLVLLAWLLQPEHWTERDYPAYDFLPVLDVVMLVSIGLIEFFRCMNVLSNAHATLVARDPVPVVPETGTRVAFLTSFVPGKEPLEMVTKTLEAAVKLRHRGLLHVWLLDEGDDPAVKEVCARLGVHHFSRKGVAKWNQAKGPHRAKTKHGNYNAWLDAHGDAYDYFASVDTDHVPMPNYLERMLGFFRDPDVGFVIGPQVYGNYDTFVTKAAESQQFLFHALIQRAGNAYGSPMFVGTSNAVRIKALKQIGGLYDSITEDMATGFEIHRHKNPVTGKKWKSVYTPDVLAVGEGPNAWTDFFTQQLRWSRGTYETILKQFWKAPFSLPPGRLFNYTMMVIFYPMSALNWILAALSCALFLGLGASGVNIDPTIWLMLYGNASALQIGLYIWNRRHNVSPHEPEGSGGIAGMVMSALSAPIYARSLMDAALRRKSSFVVTPKGDSASPDTLFGTFRIHLFFILVFAGSIAAAYVYDHAHPAMIIWATFALLVTAAPIFAWRHGMRQERKKPPTPPEGGPGVPEQQTLPAREFAPHSAPPHAQPGAHAPQQKPSWAANPSAASNDDTMQIALGSHDT is encoded by the coding sequence ATGACGTCGACGCCACCGGGCGAGCGGCACGGCGACCCGTCCCAGACCACCCAGCTGCGCGTGCTCTCGCACCGGACGGGCGGTCTGAGACGCATCAAGAAGTCGCTGCCGCGCTACGACTACGAGCATTACAGCCGCCTGGCGGGGCCCCTCACCCAGCCCGACCCGGCGAAGCCCTACAAGGTCCAGTACCGCTCCCTGCTCTCCCAGGAGCCGCACCGGATACGCGCGGCCCTCATGCTCGGCGCGGCGCCGCTGCTCTCCCTCGTCCTGCTCGCCTGGCTGCTCCAGCCCGAGCACTGGACGGAGCGCGACTACCCCGCGTACGACTTCCTGCCCGTGCTCGACGTCGTCATGCTCGTCTCGATCGGCTTGATCGAGTTCTTCCGCTGCATGAACGTCCTGTCGAACGCGCACGCCACGCTCGTCGCCCGCGACCCGGTCCCCGTGGTGCCCGAGACCGGCACCCGCGTCGCCTTCCTCACCTCGTTCGTGCCCGGCAAGGAGCCGCTCGAGATGGTGACGAAGACGCTGGAGGCGGCGGTGAAATTGCGCCACCGCGGCCTCCTGCACGTCTGGCTGCTCGACGAGGGCGACGACCCGGCGGTGAAGGAGGTCTGCGCGCGCCTCGGCGTGCACCACTTCTCCCGCAAGGGCGTCGCGAAGTGGAACCAGGCCAAGGGCCCGCACCGCGCCAAGACCAAGCACGGCAACTACAACGCCTGGCTGGACGCGCACGGCGACGCCTACGACTACTTCGCCTCCGTGGACACCGACCACGTCCCGATGCCCAACTACCTGGAGCGGATGCTCGGCTTCTTCCGCGACCCGGACGTCGGCTTCGTCATCGGCCCGCAGGTCTACGGCAACTACGACACCTTCGTCACCAAGGCCGCCGAGTCCCAGCAGTTCCTCTTCCACGCCCTGATCCAGCGCGCGGGCAACGCCTACGGCTCGCCGATGTTCGTCGGCACCTCCAACGCGGTGCGGATCAAGGCCCTCAAGCAGATCGGCGGCCTGTACGACTCGATCACCGAGGACATGGCGACGGGCTTCGAGATCCACCGCCACAAGAACCCGGTCACCGGGAAGAAGTGGAAGTCCGTCTACACCCCGGACGTGCTCGCCGTCGGCGAGGGACCCAACGCCTGGACGGACTTCTTCACCCAGCAGCTCCGCTGGTCGCGCGGCACGTACGAGACCATCCTCAAGCAGTTCTGGAAGGCGCCGTTCTCGCTGCCGCCCGGGCGGCTCTTCAACTACACGATGATGGTCATCTTCTACCCGATGTCGGCTCTGAACTGGATCCTCGCGGCCCTGAGCTGCGCCCTGTTCCTGGGTCTCGGCGCCTCCGGCGTGAACATCGACCCGACCATCTGGCTGATGCTGTACGGCAACGCGTCCGCGCTCCAGATCGGCCTGTACATCTGGAACCGCCGCCACAACGTCTCGCCGCACGAGCCCGAGGGCTCCGGCGGCATCGCGGGCATGGTGATGTCGGCCCTGTCGGCCCCGATCTACGCGCGCTCCCTCATGGACGCCGCGCTGCGCCGCAAGAGCAGTTTCGTGGTCACGCCCAAGGGCGACTCGGCGAGCCCGGACACGCTGTTCGGCACGTTCCGCATCCACCTGTTCTTCATCCTGGTCTTCGCCGGCTCCATCGCGGCGGCGTACGTGTACGACCACGCGCACCCGGCGATGATCATCTGGGCCACCTTCGCGCTGCTCGTCACCGCCGCGCCGATCTTCGCCTGGCGGCACGGCATGCGGCAGGAGCGGAAGAAGCCGCCGACGCCGCCGGAGGGCGGGCCCGGCGTGCCGGAGCAGCAGACGCTGCCCGCCCGGGAGTTCGCGCCGCACAGCGCGCCCCCGCACGCGCAGCCGGGCGCGCACGCGCCGCAGCAGAAACCCAGCTGGGCCGCGAACCCCTCGGCCGCTTCGAATGACGACACCATGCAGATCGCCCTCGGGAGCCACGACACATGA
- a CDS encoding kelch motif-containing protein — MRDPSSRRRARRIAIGTAVVLALAGMNGPWLWRVGSEKYHNYKINKPEYKAANGHWKVVEFPEEYRQNTIHASLLHTGKILMVAGSGNNQKNFDEKKFDTRLWDPEKNTIKKIPTPTDLFCTGHTQLADGKLLIAGGTKRYEKLKGDVTKAGGLMIVHNENPDRPITLPAGTKFTGKKNGKTFVSKDPVVVERAKKVFDKQTGAFLRNDPGLGRIYVEAQASGAKYETGTQDNYRVQGLNGADARNTYGIAQKLALDKKDFQGIKDTFEFDPVAEKYIKVDPMNEARWYPTLTTLTDGKVLSLSGLDEIGQLVPGKNEVYDPKTKKWTYTKGVRQFPTYPAIFQMANGKLFYSGSNAGYGPADVGRDPGVWDLATNKFKKIPGMSDPDLLETSNTVELPPAQDQRYMVVGGGGVGESTKASKKTRIVDLKDRSPRFEDGPELGTGTRYPQASVLPDDSVLISGGSEDYRGRGDSNIHEARLYDPRRNTLDKVADPHVGRNYHSGSILLPDGRVMFFGSDSLYADKANTKPGSFEQRVEIYTPPYLYNGDRPALGSGPKALKRGASGTFPTKDASSIKSARLIRPSATTHVTDIDQTSIALDLKKSGDAVTVTVPKNRSLVESGWYMLFVTNAEGIPSKAQWVHVP; from the coding sequence ATGAGAGACCCCTCGTCCCGCCGCCGCGCCCGCCGGATAGCGATAGGCACGGCGGTGGTGCTGGCCCTGGCCGGCATGAACGGCCCCTGGCTGTGGCGCGTGGGCTCGGAGAAGTACCACAACTACAAGATCAACAAGCCGGAGTACAAGGCGGCGAACGGCCACTGGAAGGTCGTCGAGTTCCCCGAGGAGTACCGGCAGAACACGATCCACGCGTCGCTCCTGCACACCGGGAAGATCCTGATGGTGGCGGGCTCGGGCAACAACCAGAAGAACTTCGACGAGAAGAAGTTCGACACCCGGCTCTGGGACCCCGAGAAGAACACCATCAAGAAGATCCCGACGCCGACGGACCTGTTCTGCACCGGCCACACCCAGCTCGCCGACGGCAAGCTGCTCATCGCGGGCGGCACCAAGCGGTACGAGAAGCTCAAGGGCGACGTCACCAAGGCCGGCGGCCTGATGATCGTGCACAACGAGAATCCGGACCGGCCGATCACGCTGCCCGCGGGCACCAAGTTCACCGGCAAGAAGAACGGCAAGACCTTCGTCTCGAAGGACCCGGTCGTCGTCGAGCGCGCGAAGAAGGTCTTCGACAAGCAGACCGGCGCGTTCCTGCGCAACGACCCGGGTCTCGGCCGCATCTACGTGGAGGCGCAGGCGAGCGGCGCCAAGTACGAGACCGGCACGCAGGACAACTACCGCGTGCAGGGCCTGAACGGCGCCGACGCCCGCAACACGTACGGCATCGCGCAGAAGCTCGCCCTGGACAAGAAGGACTTCCAGGGCATCAAGGACACCTTCGAGTTCGACCCGGTCGCCGAGAAGTACATCAAGGTCGACCCGATGAACGAGGCCCGCTGGTACCCCACGCTGACCACGCTCACCGACGGCAAGGTGCTCTCCCTCTCCGGCCTCGACGAGATCGGCCAGCTGGTGCCGGGCAAGAACGAGGTGTACGACCCGAAGACGAAGAAGTGGACGTACACCAAGGGCGTCCGGCAGTTCCCGACCTATCCGGCGATCTTCCAGATGGCGAACGGCAAGCTCTTCTACTCCGGTTCGAACGCGGGCTACGGCCCCGCCGACGTCGGTCGTGACCCGGGCGTGTGGGACCTGGCGACCAACAAGTTCAAGAAGATCCCGGGCATGAGCGACCCGGACCTCCTGGAGACCTCCAACACGGTCGAGCTGCCGCCCGCGCAGGACCAGCGCTACATGGTCGTCGGCGGCGGTGGCGTCGGCGAGTCCACGAAGGCCTCCAAGAAGACCCGCATCGTCGATCTGAAGGACCGGAGCCCCCGCTTCGAGGACGGCCCCGAGCTGGGCACGGGCACCCGCTACCCGCAGGCGTCCGTCCTGCCCGACGACTCGGTCCTGATCTCGGGCGGCTCCGAGGACTACCGCGGCCGCGGCGACTCCAACATCCACGAGGCCCGCCTGTACGACCCGCGCAGGAACACGCTCGACAAGGTCGCCGACCCGCACGTGGGCCGCAACTACCACTCCGGCTCGATCCTGCTGCCCGACGGCCGCGTGATGTTCTTCGGCTCGGACTCGCTGTACGCCGACAAGGCCAACACCAAGCCGGGGAGCTTCGAGCAGCGGGTGGAGATCTACACGCCGCCGTACCTGTACAACGGCGACCGGCCCGCGCTCGGGTCCGGTCCCAAGGCCCTGAAGCGGGGCGCGTCCGGCACGTTCCCCACGAAGGACGCCTCCTCCATCAAGTCCGCCCGGCTGATCCGGCCCTCCGCCACCACCCACGTCACGGACATCGACCAGACGTCGATCGCCCTCGACCTGAAGAAGTCCGGCGACGCGGTCACGGTGACCGTGCCGAAGAACCGGAGCCTGGTGGAGTCGGGCTGGTACATGCTCTTCGTCACGAACGCCGAGGGCATCCCCAGCAAGGCCCAGTGGGTTCACGTTCCCTAG
- a CDS encoding glycoside hydrolase family 6 protein, with product MYRRNTGRGRGLTARGVSAAVALTGAALLLAGCSSDGDGDGDEATRPVKQQPKDTDPFWVNPDGNAARQVATYEKDGKKDEAARIRKIAEQPVGEWIGPEKPEDEARGFTEAAEKADRDALLVLYNIPHRDCGQFSKGGAADGNAYRAWIDGVAKGIGDRAATVVLEPDAVLHMVDKCTPEQFHEERYDLLRGAITKLKSLKNTKVYLDAGNAGWSHPDGLYEPLKRSGVEQADGFAVNVSNFQTTEASVAYGKTLSAKVGDKPFVIDTSRNGRGPYTGKGKDPWCNPPGRALGEAPTTKTGDPSVDAYLWVKRPGESDGTCRGGPQAGQWWPEYALGLAKNAP from the coding sequence ATGTACCGCAGAAACACAGGTCGCGGGCGGGGTCTCACGGCCAGGGGGGTCTCGGCGGCGGTCGCGCTCACGGGGGCCGCGCTGCTGCTCGCGGGGTGCTCGTCCGACGGCGACGGGGACGGCGACGAGGCCACCCGTCCGGTGAAGCAACAGCCCAAGGACACCGACCCGTTCTGGGTCAATCCCGACGGGAACGCGGCCCGGCAGGTCGCCACGTACGAGAAGGACGGCAAGAAGGACGAGGCGGCGCGGATCCGGAAGATCGCCGAGCAGCCCGTCGGCGAGTGGATCGGCCCGGAGAAGCCGGAGGACGAGGCGCGCGGCTTCACCGAGGCGGCCGAGAAGGCCGACCGGGACGCCCTCCTCGTGCTCTACAACATCCCGCACCGTGACTGCGGCCAGTTCTCCAAGGGCGGCGCCGCCGACGGCAACGCCTACCGCGCGTGGATCGACGGCGTGGCCAAGGGCATCGGCGACCGCGCCGCCACGGTCGTCCTGGAGCCGGACGCGGTCCTGCACATGGTCGACAAGTGCACGCCCGAGCAGTTCCACGAGGAGCGCTACGACCTCCTCAGGGGCGCCATCACCAAGCTGAAGTCCCTGAAGAACACCAAGGTCTACCTGGACGCGGGCAACGCGGGCTGGTCGCACCCCGACGGTCTGTACGAGCCGCTGAAGCGCTCCGGCGTCGAGCAGGCCGACGGCTTCGCGGTGAACGTCTCCAACTTCCAGACCACCGAGGCCAGCGTGGCCTACGGCAAGACCCTGTCCGCCAAGGTCGGTGACAAGCCCTTCGTCATCGACACGAGCCGCAATGGGCGCGGGCCCTACACCGGCAAGGGCAAGGACCCCTGGTGCAATCCCCCTGGGCGGGCCCTGGGCGAAGCCCCCACCACCAAGACGGGCGACCCGTCGGTCGATGCGTACCTCTGGGTCAAGCGGCCCGGTGAGTCCGACGGCACGTGTCGCGGTGGCCCGCAGGCCGGGCAGTGGTGGCCCGAGTACGCACTCGGGCTCGCCAAGAACGCCCCCTGA